One genomic segment of Calditrichota bacterium includes these proteins:
- a CDS encoding DNRLRE domain-containing protein, whose amino-acid sequence MRFKTRTTDIFLLKPIQDSFTEDAGIIGPYRNIANMGWLYLMVGKKRYSFLEFPSVSSQGNARKVWLNLHVRNKQGDMNQLYVRKVGSEWDENSITWNTQPDILDTCLGAVTESQFNKGNWITFQLAPDNSIKTGLNIAIISPDSGWVSLDSKDSFDAQPELIIDYRKTYVLNGKVSFAQREPLDNVSVTIKSIEDSATVYSADTIVTNSNGHFETSLKLGNTYTIGFTKESEKEDLKAISIYDAYLAAATAIGIVEPAEDAKMAADANGDGKITIYDALLIAKTAVGLNAGGVIGHWYFPQVPDVLNETQDSVAISEGGVVMGDVDCSWPDASVYSLALKNSDRQNLFQLTENDSNVVVSLPNLGVHRLGSFSIDFSFNSDAFVFKRVQWPVSMQNWSTVRNIRKGRVQLGCFHPEKSSVRLGNFKLIFSKRKNEERFKIVIHRIQLDNRINRNILMNGIEEEKKEPVEDSFSVYPNPFNMSTRIEGNLSKSTPINLSIFNALGQLVFSKTIASHKGRYSFIWKGKDNQNSFVSSGIYYILLRTKTKNFGQKVLFLK is encoded by the coding sequence TTGCGCTTTAAAACGCGTACAACAGATATTTTTTTGCTTAAACCGATTCAAGATTCTTTTACGGAAGATGCCGGTATTATTGGGCCTTACCGAAACATTGCCAATATGGGATGGCTTTATTTAATGGTGGGTAAAAAGCGGTATTCCTTTTTAGAATTTCCTTCTGTGTCATCTCAGGGGAATGCGAGAAAAGTCTGGCTGAACTTGCATGTTCGAAACAAGCAGGGGGATATGAACCAATTGTATGTGAGAAAGGTAGGGTCTGAATGGGATGAAAATTCAATAACATGGAACACACAACCAGACATTCTGGATACGTGTTTGGGGGCAGTTACGGAGTCTCAATTTAACAAAGGCAATTGGATTACATTTCAGCTTGCGCCGGATAATTCCATTAAAACTGGCTTAAATATTGCAATAATTTCACCGGATAGCGGCTGGGTTTCTCTGGATTCGAAGGATTCATTTGATGCGCAGCCTGAGTTAATTATTGATTATAGAAAAACTTACGTTCTTAATGGAAAGGTTTCCTTTGCGCAAAGAGAGCCCCTTGACAATGTCTCGGTAACTATTAAATCTATTGAAGATAGTGCCACAGTGTATTCAGCTGATACAATTGTGACGAATTCGAATGGGCATTTTGAAACATCTCTAAAACTGGGGAATACTTACACAATTGGCTTTACAAAAGAATCTGAAAAAGAAGATCTTAAAGCCATCTCCATTTATGATGCCTATTTGGCCGCAGCCACGGCCATAGGTATTGTTGAACCGGCAGAAGACGCCAAAATGGCGGCTGATGCCAATGGCGATGGAAAGATTACGATTTACGATGCGTTGTTGATTGCCAAAACAGCCGTTGGCCTGAACGCAGGGGGAGTGATAGGACACTGGTATTTCCCTCAGGTTCCCGACGTGCTGAATGAAACACAAGATAGTGTCGCGATTTCCGAAGGCGGAGTTGTCATGGGGGATGTCGATTGCAGCTGGCCTGATGCCAGTGTTTATTCTTTAGCCTTGAAAAATTCGGACAGGCAAAACCTGTTTCAATTAACTGAAAATGATTCAAACGTTGTGGTAAGTCTTCCGAATTTGGGGGTACATCGTCTGGGTTCTTTCTCTATCGATTTTTCATTTAATTCGGACGCGTTTGTATTTAAACGTGTCCAGTGGCCTGTCTCGATGCAAAATTGGTCAACGGTTCGGAATATTCGGAAGGGCCGCGTTCAATTGGGATGCTTCCATCCGGAAAAATCGAGTGTTAGATTGGGGAATTTTAAACTTATTTTTTCGAAACGGAAGAACGAGGAACGTTTCAAAATAGTAATTCATCGAATTCAGCTGGACAATAGAATTAATCGTAATATTTTAATGAATGGTATAGAAGAAGAGAAAAAAGAACCGGTGGAAGATTCTTTCTCAGTATATCCCAATCCATTCAATATGAGTACGCGGATTGAGGGGAATCTTTCAAAGTCAACCCCAATAAATTTGTCTATTTTTAACGCACTTGGACAGCTGGTTTTTTCAAAAACAATCGCTTCTCACAAAGGGCGCTATTCATTTATCTGGAAAGGAAAAGATAACCAGAATTCTTTTGTTTCAAGTGGCATTTATTATATTCTTTTAAGAACCAAAACAAAGAATTTCGGTCAAAAAGTCTTGTTTTTAAAATAG